Within the Planctomonas sp. JC2975 genome, the region GCCGGCCTGCCGGTCCGCGTCGATGTCGCGGATGTTGTTGACCATCAGCACGGCGCAGGCGAACAGGCCGACGCCGACAGCCCCGAACCAGGCCACCTGCGACACGTCCAGAACCTGCACGAACATGGTGCCGGCCGTCGCGACCAGACCGAAGAACACGAAGACGAACACTTCGCCGAGTCCGTAGTACCCGTACGGATGCTTGCCTCCGGTGTAGAACCACGCCGCGGCGATCGCGACGGCGCCCACGATGAGCAGCCACCACTGCTGCGAGGCGACGACGAGCAGGATCCCCGCCACCGCGCCGAGGCCGAAGAAGATGAGTGCCATCGCCAGCACACGGTGCGGTTTCGCCTTGCCGGATCCGGTGAGGCGGCTCGGGCCGACACGGTAGGCATCCGTTCCCCGGATCCCGTCCGAGTAGTCGTTCGCGTAGTTCACGCCGATCTGCAGGCACAGCGCGACGACGAGGCAGAGCAGTGCGCGGATCCAGTGGAACACCTCGGGACTGGTCGCGGTGACCGCGGCTCCTGTCCCCGCCAGGACCGGCGCGATCGCGAGCGGAAGCGTCCGCAGACGCGCGCCGCCCACCCAATCGCGGAAGGTCGCGGGGGCGACTGCCCCGCGTCGACCAGCCGGATGCCCGCCCTTGCGCTTGGACTTGGGCGTCTGTCGATTGCGCGCGCTGCTACTCACAAGGCGGAATGATATCGATCACGGTTATGGCCGTCACGCCCGTGGCCCGTCTCGCACGGGACGCACGCGTCTTCGACTGCGTGACGCACGCACGGTCAGCCTCCGGAGAGTGCCGTGAGCGCGACGCGATCGGGCTTGCCGGAGGCGAGCAGGGGCATCCGCTCGATCGTGACCACCCTCTCCGGTGCCGCCGCATGCCCGAGCTCCGCCT harbors:
- a CDS encoding 1,4-dihydroxy-2-naphthoate polyprenyltransferase, which produces MSSSARNRQTPKSKRKGGHPAGRRGAVAPATFRDWVGGARLRTLPLAIAPVLAGTGAAVTATSPEVFHWIRALLCLVVALCLQIGVNYANDYSDGIRGTDAYRVGPSRLTGSGKAKPHRVLAMALIFFGLGAVAGILLVVASQQWWLLIVGAVAIAAAWFYTGGKHPYGYYGLGEVFVFVFFGLVATAGTMFVQVLDVSQVAWFGAVGVGLFACAVLMVNNIRDIDADRQAGKRTLAVLVGRTWARVLYTIFVLVPFLILALVSLLYTLGWLGFFTLIAALPAIIITIFARTPRELIIALQLTSISALLYAAFFGMALALSPL